A part of Cannabis sativa cultivar Pink pepper isolate KNU-18-1 chromosome 6, ASM2916894v1, whole genome shotgun sequence genomic DNA contains:
- the LOC133039395 gene encoding uncharacterized protein LOC133039395 produces MDFRDMEDFNKALLAKQGWKILNNPDCLLSKILKALYFPMESFLVAKLGHYGSSIWSSILWARDLLQQGIRWCVGDGRQIRINEDPWIPRSYPFTIRCKVLIPPETTIDTLLLPNGSWKENEIKRGFHQDDIPWVLGITPLVNNSDWITWSMTPNGIYSVASGYKLRFKNPDLPECSNLSKDEDICHALWLCPKVKNIWKQLGFTKIIPQHNSQAADVLWWLHDHLPKEDFFKFIGLSWLVWQRRNSFVFQNKSIDDQAWIYWALDLLAIHLEPHQKLLTVPTIKPVTAWQPPPNGVYMINTDASLIYGRPGCGISAVIRDSKGSLVVAATTFLPGCLSVLLAEAEAILQGIKLARRWSIPNVQVGSDSQTIIKALSTEATNPTDWGKLVHQIKLLKGSFHSLNFLFFPRGCNKVANSLASWSRLTRKSDLWTELLPNCVAAMLLADVPSVAQY; encoded by the exons ATGGATTTTCGAGACATGGAAGATTTTAACAAAGCTCTCTTGGCTAAACAAGGATGGAAAATCCTCAATAATCCAGATTGCTTACTTTCAAAAATCCTAAAAGCCTTATACTTCCCGATGGAAAGCTTTTTGGTAGCTAAACTTGGACACTATGGTTCGTCGATTTGGAGCAGTATTCTATGGGCCCGAGACCTTTTACAACAAGGTATAAGATGGTGTGTTGGTGATGGTCGCCAAATTCGAATAAATGAAGATCCTTGGATCCCAAGAAGTTATCCATTCACTATTCGATGTAAAGTGCTAATCCCTCCTGAGACAACAATAGATACTCTTTTGCTCCCTAATGGAAGttggaaagaaaatgaaattaaaaggGGGTTCCACCAAGATGATATTCCTTGGGTCCTTGGAATAACACCACTTGTTAACAATTCGGATTGGATTACTTGGAGTATGACCCCTAATGGAATTTACTCGGTTGCTAGTGGTTACAAACTCCGATTCAAAAATCCTGATCTACCCGAATGCTCAAATTTGTCCAAA GATGAAGATATTTGCCATGCATTATGGCTTTGCCCGAAGGTTAAAAACATATGGAAGCAACTTGGTTTCACAAAGATCATACCCCAACATAACTCTCAGGCGGCTGATGTTCTTTGGTGGCTTCATGATCACCTTCCAAAAGAGGACTTTTTCAAATTCATAGGCCTCTCTTGGTTGGTGTGGCAAAGAAGGAACTCATTTGTTTTCCAAAATAAATCCATAGATGACCAAGCTTGGATTTATTGGGCTCTAGACCTGCTTGCAATTCACTTGGAGCCACACCAGAAACTGCTAACAGTTCCTACCATTAAACCAGTCACGGCTTGGCAACCTCCTCCCAATGGTGTCTACATGATTAATACTGATGCTTCCTTGATTTATGGTAGACCAGGTTGTGGTATTAGTGCTGTCATAAGGGATTCTAAAGGATCTTTGGTGGTAGCTGCTACAACTTTTCTCCCTGGTTGTCTTTCTGTCCTCTTAGCCGAAGCTGAAGCAATCCTTCAAGGCATTAAATTGGCTAGGCGATGGTCCATTCCGAACGTCCAAGTGGGATCTGATAGTCAAACGATTATCAAAGCTCTCTCTACCGAAGCTACGAATCCCACAGATTGGGGGAAGTTGGTGCATCAAATCAAGCTTTTGAAGGGTTCCTTTCactctttaaattttttattttttcctagaGGTTGTAATAAAGTTGCTAATAGTTTAGCTAGTTGGAGTCGTTTGACTCGTAAGTCCGATTTGTGGACTGAATTGTTACCAAATTGTGTTGCTGCTATGTTGTTAGCGGATGTGCCTAGTGTCGCTCAGTATTAA